In Neorhizobium galegae, the following proteins share a genomic window:
- the ruvB gene encoding Holliday junction branch migration DNA helicase RuvB, whose translation MSEPARLITPEKRGEDLDTTLRPQSLDEFTGQAEARANLKVFIEAAKNRGEALDHVLFVGPPGLGKTTLAQIMAKELGVNFRSTSGPVIAKAGDLAALLTNLEERDVLFIDEIHRLNPAVEEILYPAMEDFQLDLIIGEGPSARSVKIDLSKFTLVAATTRAGLLTTPLRDRFGIPIRLSFYTVDELELIVRRGARLMSLSITDAGAREIARRARGTPRIAGRLLRRVRDFAEVAKAEAVTKEIADEALTRLLVDNMGLDQLDKRYLNMIAVNFGGGPVGIETIAAGLSEPRDAIEDIIEPYMIQQGFIQRTPRGRVLTANAWKHLGMQPPKDLEAAQFRMNLEDE comes from the coding sequence ATGAGTGAACCCGCCCGCCTGATAACGCCGGAAAAGCGGGGCGAAGACCTGGATACGACGCTGCGTCCGCAGTCGCTGGACGAGTTCACCGGCCAGGCGGAGGCGCGCGCCAACCTGAAAGTGTTCATCGAGGCGGCGAAGAACCGCGGCGAGGCGCTGGATCACGTGCTGTTCGTCGGCCCGCCCGGCCTCGGCAAGACGACGCTGGCGCAGATCATGGCCAAGGAACTCGGCGTCAATTTCCGCTCGACATCCGGCCCGGTCATCGCCAAGGCGGGCGACCTTGCGGCCTTGCTCACCAATCTCGAAGAGCGCGACGTGCTCTTCATCGACGAAATCCACCGGCTCAATCCGGCGGTCGAGGAAATCCTCTATCCGGCGATGGAGGATTTCCAGCTCGACCTGATCATTGGCGAAGGCCCGTCGGCGCGGTCGGTGAAGATCGATCTGTCGAAATTCACGCTGGTTGCCGCCACCACCCGGGCCGGTCTGCTCACCACACCGCTGCGCGACCGGTTCGGCATTCCCATCCGGTTGTCCTTCTATACGGTCGATGAGCTGGAACTGATCGTCCGGCGCGGTGCGCGGCTGATGAGCCTTTCGATCACCGATGCAGGCGCCCGCGAGATCGCCCGCCGCGCCCGTGGCACGCCGCGCATCGCCGGGCGGCTCTTGCGACGGGTGCGCGATTTCGCCGAGGTAGCGAAGGCCGAAGCGGTGACGAAGGAGATCGCCGACGAGGCGCTGACCCGCCTTCTGGTCGACAATATGGGTCTCGACCAGCTCGACAAACGCTACCTCAACATGATCGCCGTCAATTTCGGTGGCGGACCGGTCGGCATCGAAACGATCGCCGCAGGTCTGTCGGAACCGCGCGATGCGATCGAGGACATCATCGAACCCTACATGATCCAGCAGGGTTTCATCCAGCGCACGCCCCGGGGCCGCGTTTTGACCGCAAACGCGTGGAAACATCTGGGAATGCAGCCGCCGAAGGATCTCGAGGCAGCGCAATTCCGGATGAATCTCGAGGATGAATGA
- a CDS encoding PIN domain-containing protein, whose product MTVFGLDTNVVLRLFIDDDPSQRAAALKFGEGLGRGYSAFITLIGLLELDWALRSQYGFSRKHVTLAIDRLLHTRGLMVENHTLVVKALRLVEANNADFADAVIACRSLEEGCESTKTFDQKAARKVPGMELLA is encoded by the coding sequence ATGACCGTTTTTGGGCTCGACACGAATGTCGTTCTGCGGCTTTTCATCGATGACGACCCGTCGCAGCGGGCAGCAGCGCTCAAATTTGGGGAAGGCCTTGGAAGAGGTTATTCCGCTTTTATCACCCTGATTGGTCTGCTTGAGCTTGATTGGGCCCTCAGGTCACAATACGGATTCAGCAGGAAGCACGTGACACTTGCCATAGACAGGCTGCTTCACACGAGAGGGCTTATGGTCGAGAACCATACGCTTGTCGTAAAGGCGCTTCGGCTTGTCGAGGCCAACAATGCAGACTTTGCCGATGCCGTCATCGCCTGCCGCTCGTTGGAGGAAGGCTGTGAATCGACAAAGACCTTCGATCAAAAGGCTGCACGCAAGGTGCCCGGAATGGAACTTCTCGCATGA
- a CDS encoding AbrB/MazE/SpoVT family DNA-binding domain-containing protein — translation MTIPKEMREALNLQPGDRMIYSLVNGEVVITPKNVNFNDLAGLLGKPPKGRATLDEIDAAVLEAAGANAVDTQDDKEADAAA, via the coding sequence GTGACCATTCCGAAGGAGATGCGCGAAGCTCTCAACCTTCAGCCCGGAGACCGTATGATTTACTCACTGGTCAATGGAGAGGTAGTCATCACGCCTAAGAACGTCAACTTCAACGACCTCGCGGGGCTCCTTGGAAAACCGCCGAAAGGGCGGGCGACGCTCGATGAGATCGATGCCGCTGTGCTGGAAGCCGCCGGTGCGAATGCGGTCGATACGCAGGATGATAAAGAAGCGGATGCGGCCGCATGA